GTTTGGACAGGCAATCTATCAATCCAAATTGCCTTTAAAGCATCGTCAGTCATTGTACCGCCAGCTAAATCCTTCAATCGACGAAGAAACTGAGACGGTTTCCTGTCACCTAGCTGTTCTCGATCTAGCATTTGCCTAATCTGTGTGTCTCTAGATGGGGCCAAACGAGAAATAAGTTCTTCTTTTAATCGAACATATGCATTACCTTGTGGTGGATTGATGATGACGTCTTGTACTTCTGTGGCTGTGGTCTGATCCAGATGAGCAATGACGAGGTTAAACTTTCGGGCATCAGATCGCAAATTCACCAATGTAAACTGTGCTTCGAGTTGAGCGAACCAGAGCTTCACATTTTCTCGCCAAAAAGGTGGTGGTCGCACTTGAGCATGGCTAGATTCAACCTCCGTACCTCTCGCTGCTTGTGCTAGTGCCTGCTGGGAAAGTACTTGTTGCTGGAGATCTTGCAATTGCGCTTCCAATGCTTCCATTGAATTGTCTGTCGGAGCATCAGCTTTAGCGTTCACAGGTTGGTCGTTGGTTCCAGGCATTTTCTTTGTTTaccgtgacaaaaaaaaatcgcaacacaatatacatacgtatatatttatttaatttattagttgGCGTACGCGTCGGGGTCACCAATTTAGGAGCGTGTcgactaaattaaattaaaaaacgcgactcaatgtattaaaaaatatatgtatgtatttaagtattatttataaagtattcgatttaattaattaattgattgaaaCATGAACGACGTTATCTGGCTGAAGGCAAATCgacgaatgatgatgatgaagcaaAAGTAAAAATGGGTAGATGAATTTGTAACGCACTCTTGCGGCCGATCCGAAATGCTCgataatatttctttgatattcaaatttgaatatttgaaacaaCGGGCGTTGGGTATATAGACTCCTACACTCCTAACCAACTtgtctccagctgctttaaagatctcggcattcaagccatccacttcaacggctttattagacttcaggttagatatggcaatctttacttcgtataagtcggaaggacgggattgttggttttcgtcgtctatgttgaatggatcatcctgcctgacagcggaattcaattcttcgtcgccgttatacagtctgcagaagtgtaccttccatatcctcagcattgactgcggttccactatgatgtttccactttcgtctttgcagcctttggttcagGTTTTAGGTAGtaaaattctactttaacttttatcggtagtactCATActgtggatattgtttttgttattcatgcaaaatcctactatacttttgatagattttccaacaaattcTCTTAatatttcaccttttttaattgtgtggtagagaattcttgagaaatcgaatcatacaattaattatgtatataaaccttaatattttcattatgtTTCCAGCTTGGATAATGGACTTTGGCATGAAAACAAACAACTCTTTTTCTGTAATAAGTATTTTGAACCGCATCTTACTTAACTGAGCGGATATAGAGAGGacattgttttttgtattaaaaaaataaatacttctcTAAACAAAAAGTTTGCTTTATTTCAgaacttttgtttatatttttgtatatttttgagaaCGCAGACATCTCTCAAATCTTATAAATATACACTGGATAAATGTTTGACATCATTGCGTCAACTAACATTTAccctttttgattttgttgtcaTTGCAATCAAATCACAGCAAATACAATATTCTTTCTATCAGAAAAACCGTCTATTGAAACTTACCTTTGCTTGCACCACTACTAGTGAAAAATTCAACAACGGCAggaaaattaacaaacatttttactcaATTCACTCACCGCCTAAATTAAATCACTTATTTTATGTCGGTATTTTGTATGAGAACTTCTGAACATAAGTGTACACACTACATTGCCGACACACCAAACTTTTTCCAACCAACTGATGTCGCTAGCAGCATTTGAAAGAAACAtgtgctattttttgtatttctttgtttCTCTTGTCATCCTACAATCGCATTACTCCATCCTCCACCGTTCTTATCTGATTTGATTGGTTgcaaaaatgaacttttttggtatctttttcgatttttgaatgAGATTTTGTTGAGAATGCTCAAGTTCATGCATCttgtctttttttgaattaataaacaCTAAACAGACACCACGCAACGCAACACGGTTCACCTTTTCGTCTTTGTATTTCGTAATTCTAATAAATattcgatttattttaattttatattgaaaaagtgGTACTCAAGACGGTCGAGACTCTATTTTTGTgctaaaaagtttttgtaaagtttacgtatccaataaaaatacatatcacCCAGAATCTTATCTATCCCCAGAGTAAAGAAGACCAAAAAGATTAAATGGTCATCGTGTTGAAGTTGATAATCagctcaaaataaaacaatcgaAAAATCATCCTTAAAACTCAAACTGTACCTAATTAGCTACCTTAATGtaataatttgttgttgaaatttgacataaaaaatccaattggaAGCAGCAGAGTTTTTACACAAAAGTTTGTCCAAATcaacaataaatcaatttattataagTGAGTGTTTGagcaactttaacttttaatctTATCTAGAATTAGTTTAATTATCTTAATTTAATTGACATTTCTTGAGTTTCAAATCAATGAATGTAGGCAAAAGTTCTGGATTGGATatataactacaaaaaaagtaatcccTCGAAGGCcattcaataataaataatttaattgttgaGCATTCATCGCATTCgtgtttaggtttttgttgCTTAACCAGTTATGtgtgttattttatatttaaatttatgtcatttttatgaatacaataaaaagaagaagaaatataaactttgcTTGCACTTGCGCTGCATTTACATACATCTGCTTCTTTTCGCTTTTCGGCGGCGGTTCTATTCCCTGTATCCTGCACCCAAGTCCTCATCCCTCTGCTAAAAACAACTTCACTTTCGAAATTGTTCTCTTGACCTTCGGTCTCCATTGTCAATATTATTTGTCATCATAAGTTTTTGGATGaactaaaaatacaaacttaatatattaagaaaaagaaacaaacattcttaggtaattttgtatttttaaaaattcgctAACGTTAAcgcgaaaaattaaaatctgaaaaataagGTGTCTGTTTGAAAGTGGGGGACATGTGTTTCACTCAAAAATTCTAAATAGACAGATACACATAATTATTTTGCTCTTAGaggaaaaagtttaattatttaaacgtTTAGCGggagaatttcttttaaaattaacctATCGCTTTCTTTAATATCACCGAGTGACGACAAcggaaataatatttattcggttcaatattttggtttttgttttgccggcATCAAGAATTATCATGTATCTCCCTTGGAAAACAGCTTTCAGGCCCCTATCCTTACTCATCTATTTTTTGAGGTCATAATAGAATGCAATTTGCGCTTAACCACAGTTGATAAGTTTCCACTATTACACACTTTCATTTCGTGACTCTTGGTttaagtaaactttttttttaataagacttACTAACTATCTACTAACCTATATACATATGATTGTATTGATTAGCATTGGAAAGTCACTACCTATGTAATTGAAAAACTGGTTAACGCCTGGTTGGGCCTTATCGGGGTCAAATGAACCGGAACTTAACATTATACCTATATACCTATTTAtgttcaaagaaaacaaatatttgttcaataGAAAAGAATATAACTTTAACCAAGATGAGACTAAATTCACATACATACCTACACAGATTCAGTTGAGGAGATAAGATTGTTGTTAAGTCGAGATAGGTACATAACTATTTGCAATAAATACTTACTCAAAATGGGTTAAATGACATTGTTTATGTGGAGATAGGTAGACATTTGAATAAATGGAAGTTCAgctaaaatattgtaatttttctcTCTTAAACGTTTAATGAATAGCAATTTTCTGGTACCTACAAATACCCAgtcacatatttttttcttcaagtaaCATGAAGCCGAGAGTTTATGGTTGAAAAGAACTGATGACAACTACCTATACTTAGGGTAGAGGGTATATAATTTCAAGCCATGTGCATAGAATGAAATATGAACTTctttaaattctgtttttatgtgagataaaaaaaaaacattgatgatTGTTTTATTAGTCTGAAATTGAAGGAATTAAGTAGGTACATGAAAtggattttaacaatttttaattttttctgttatacaaaataatttgtagagCTACAGCTTGTCACATTTTTAGAGAACCAGTATCGTACGGAAActtgtaataatttattatatcacAGTTTGAGCAATCAGAAAGGGAGAATACGGGCAGAAAGAGGATACACATTGCAATGAGAGGAAAACTATATTAAactattccacattcgtgtagtgcagcTTAGAAAAAATATTCTATACCTAACAGTTCGTCAGAAATGTCCTGTGTGAGAGTAACATCAGGAAAGAAGGAGAAAAACTGAGAATCTCTTTAAATGACAagaatttgttaatttcttGCAGGGGTGGTAtcggtgaaaaaaaaactttgtaggTATCacatgcagggattgaacccagattTCTGGTAGTACATAATAACATTTGGCTTTACCTGTTTTATAGCATAAAAAACATCGATTAGACTAATTTTATAGcttaatacaaaaagaaaactacaaatTGTCTGTGTTCAATCTCAGAGAGATAGAGTATCCGGGTAGGTACCTTTTTATTAGTCTTGTAAGAGAACAgctttgatgtcaaaaaaagaatccaaaacTATCCAAGTATTTCTATAGCATGTGGATATCTGGATAAAAAACAGGTATTttaacacatggttgaatttgaagGAATTCGAAAATTtcacgttatttttgtttcgcaataatacccgtgttttgttgggaaatctatccatagtaaagtaggattttacacgaataacaaaaacagtatccgcagtatgaatactaccgataaaagttaaagatctcattatggatgggtttttgacatttatacgagcctcgaatggatcttatgtgatttcgttctcataTGTTgctacgattgatattgcatttgtatctcgatgactgtgttcgttgagtagttctgcatttggaatcatgtttgttttccattttgtagtacccgtggcatgatggtttgtgcgttggactgtcatgcaaggggtcttgggttcaatccctgcctgtgccaccttaatttaaaaaaattaattttcgcgggtactgcctcttgcgaggaattgacaaatccttcaagagtaattcttgtcatgaaaaagtgctttctcaaactagccgttcggattcggcataaaattgtaggtcccctccattcctgacaacattactcgcacacaggaatggttgagagttgtaagtcactaggccctggttcacaacggactgttgcgccaccccatttgattttttattttttttttttgttttccattgcggaaaaacgaatctattactgttgatattacttagttttgttagtgaaaaagaaaaaacaatagagaatatatttatgtttttttatattttcaaaaaaggtttatctcagtttagaatagataaatctcaactcgattcaggtatataaagaattgaggccctttttgaagttttttttattattattttgacagattttctttcagttgtaccaatttttaaatacaaaaatctggccactgcggatcgttttgttgggaatttctcactttactatatatgaaatacgaacaaaacgcacgtaatTATGgacctaaaaatgttaatatttatctcctttttagttaaaagttatttttacttttgcttgTTATCACAATTTAGGTATCTAAGTCGTTCAATAAGGTACATATCTAAAAATACACATATCTAGGATAGCCTATCCAACTAGAGATTGAACGCCATTTTCTCTTTCTGATACCAAAATAGTTTCAATAGTGTTTTATATTTGGTTTATCTTTATGCTTTAGAAGCAATTACTTATAAAACACGAAAGCAATCCCACAgacctatttttgtttttgcttgaTCTTTTACTATGATTACTTTTGTGTCTCATGTACCtcagacaatttttgtttaggtataCAGTCAAATTCCCTATAACGATCTTCTACATAACCAATATCTCTCtattacaaattgattttgagtACACATCTTTTTGGTTACTTTTTTGGTGTGCTTTGATCTCCTTATAACGAATTTCCATAAAGCGAATTTTTCTCTACaacgaacaaattttgttgctgGAGAGGAGATCCAAATCTCAAACGTTTTTGTTTCCACACAGAAAAAAACCTTATAAGGGATTTCCCCCAGATTTTAATTACAAGCATTCAGGATTCagtgaatataattgaaaatgtctcgAAGTAGCATTTCTCTTGAGAAAAAGTTGTTGACAATTAAAAAGTTGAAGAACGATTgaccaaaaaagcaaaaattgctATTGCCGTGCTTCGAACCTTTCTGGAGATGAAAAGTAACGTACCgactaatttatttgaatctctcaatttattataagattttgttgaaaaagaaaattggaagAATGTTATCCAAACTAAAATCActgacttctttaaaaaaaaaattcaaaacataaattttctgtataacgaattttctatataacgaaatattattattatttattaaaatataaaataaatttacattataaTATAAGCAATTACAGCACTATCTACCAGAGACTTTAGGCTGGAAATTAGAGATCTATTTAGGATAAATGTTTTAGGATAGATACAATGCATGGGGCTGCCAAAGGCTCGAAGACTAACGATTGGGGTACAATCGAAGGTTACTAATACTTGACAGCCCCGTGCATATTGATTTACAGATAATAGAGTCTAGATTGTTTATAAGTAATTGTTTATAAACGTTTATAATGTTTTCGATTGTAGTTGTTGCCAGTAGgtctattaatttttattgaaaagtaatGAACATATATAATTAACTTTCGGATGTAAGATGTTTTATTGATAGGATGTGATTGGATTGGCAGAGATGACAGATTGGAGGATTTTCCTTTTTGAAGAGATAACAATGAGTTAATAATTGTGTGTGTCCGAGGCGTAAGCGGAGAAAGCATTTGTTCATGATGGTTGTCGTTTCTGTAGGATATACATATGGCTGGCTCACCCTTTGGATTGATGAACAAATAGTTGTAAACGCGATTTTTTTGAAGCGGTTTTGGAAGCAGTGTCTGCGAACTCGTTTCCTTTAGTTCCTGAGTGCCCTGAAAACCATAGTAGCATAATTTTGTGCTTGCTCTTGAGAATATTGTTACGGAAATTGGTAATGAATAAGGAACAGTTTTGGATTCTGTTGATTGCCTTTAGTGTACAAAGGCTATCAGAGCAAATAACAATGTTTTTCGGTATTGTATTTGCTATTTCGGCTTTCAGGATTGCGTAGGCCTCAgtggaaaaaaatgaaaagtagtTAGGTAATCTTGCATTGTATAGAATTTTTCTTGCTTCCGAAACGATTGCAAGTCCAGTTCCAGTATCAGATTTTAATCGATATGTATAGATGAAATCCCATGCATCGTTTTTGTATATGTCAATTATTTCATGAAACATCTGTATGTACATTTCCTTAGAcgaagaattcttttttaatctcGCTAGAGAGGTATTTATCGTATCATTTGGGAACTCCCATGGAGGTATGTTACCAGGACTGAGGTTACATATTGATGGAGTAATACCAATTTTGCTGGATTCGTTCAGAGCGATGTAGATAGCAGAAGGgcattttggtgtttttttacgttttataattttctttgcaTCCTCTATTATTGGGGGGTAAGATTATCTTAGTTGCCAGACCTGCTTCAGTTGGGAGCATCAAAGATTGAGATCGACTAAGACGCTATTGAAGTTTTTTCTTGTACAATTGTTGTCATTGCATTTTGGTAACAAAATCAAACCATCAGCATACAGACAATGATCTATTTTTGTATAACTGCTTATGATTTCACTTATGTCATTGCATGCCATTATGAATAAGGTTACTGAAAGGGGAACCTTGAGGAATACCGTCAAatagtttgtaaatttttgaatagaagtTGTTAGCTTTAACTCTGAATTGTCTatttaaagaaaagattttatgtATGAAAACATTTTAGGACCATCTTTCCAATGAGCGAGCTTATTTGACATGATTTTTGCATGATAAAGCAGAGCTTATTTACTCGTCAATGTGTAGCAATGAGTCGGTGGTACTACGTCCATGTTTAAATGCTACTTGGTTTAAGtttagataattatttttttcaataaaccaGAGAAATCGATTAGatataattttctctaaaattttgcCAGTACAGGGTAGCAAGGAGAAAAAAATCTGTACCCTCTAGGGTCAGTCGATTTTTCGAACTTTCCATGTCTGTGGTATGGTCCATTTTTAGAGGATACAATTGTATAACGAAACAATTTTCTGGTCCCGTGCAAATTCGCTTTAGGAAATTTTGACTGTAAATGATATtggccaatttaaaaatgcaactttCAGACCTCAACCGTCTAACGAAATAAGTCCAAAATCTGAAAAACTGACATATTTcacgtttttttaaacaattatattCTACAATTAGGTAGTTTTTAaccttaatttaagtttttacttAATAAACCCAAAGGATTCCAGATTATAAAATTTAGTGTAAGACCGTTCCATTTGACGAATTTTACTATATTATAAGTACTTTtatagagaaaacaaaatttctttcagAAGACAACAAGCGAAAAAAGTATagttcttttttcaataaaactcgTGATCGTTTCCCAAATCTACAAAACCCCACcttcaaaactttgtttaaataataataatatttcataaaacgttcaaaaaatcttcataagttatTAGATTTCACCTTTCTcatatacattttaaagaaacgctaaaccatgctaaaaagattttgaatacaacaaattaaaacttgaagactcaacttatgagaatttccagaaactaagttaGATACTTATGTAACTTGAAAATCAATCTAAGAACACACAAAtatgtactttaaaaaataaaattattgttaagaaCTGAGCcttacacttttatttatatttaacatttttaagaaggCATATTTTATgtgattgaaaaaattataaaactagattcgaatttaagaaaaattaaataacgacATTCAAATTCAAGAGGAAAAAATTATAGTATTGTTGTATTGTTTGTgcgactgaaaaaaaaattaccaaaaatcaGAACTAGAGAAATAATAACAAGTTTAAAGTATATCTTAtgcaatttagaaaaaaaaaaacaagacttatgtaaactttaacttaaaattttgtaaggttTTCTTATATAGTGgctattttaaatatcaaggtTTTCaaagatatacatatatttttaaggaaCAGATCTCTTAAGACAATTCTATTAAACGTGTATTGTTTGgacttttgttttgaaatatgtgAATAATATCTAACTATTCACATCTTTCGAAACATaattagaaaaacaattttcacaaCGATTATTCCATCGAATCGTCCTTAGTCACCTGAACCCTGTATATTGTTTATTGAAAGTTTCAAACTATAAAGCAAAATCTCAAAAAGCAAATAATCTTTacgttttttctatttttcaaagttaaaaccTCTTATTGTCTTCCTGAGAGTAATTAAACTCAATAAGACCTCATTTATACCAATCTGACATACATTTCCTTACATTATCTTGCCTTCATTATTATCGATTTTAACGTTTTATCTAACCAATCAACCAGACTTCTTCAACATGATTACTACTACTACACATTAAGGTTAAGATTcttaaaaagtaagaaaaagaaacaaaataaatatatacataacttGTGGAATCTTATGATGACACACATGTGTATGTACGTAGCTAAGAAATACCTAAGTGACTTTTTCTATTTGTTGTATGTGTttgaccaattcttttttaaatacttttttattgtgttttattaggctcttttggtctttttgttttttggaatgcgaataaataaattaaaaactattccattcttttacccaacgtttcgtaagaattccttacttcttcaggggatttttttgttctttattcaatctgttacaaatatacatataaatacaattaatacattttaaatttaaaaatatttaatactaaaattttttaaaattattttaaatacataattttgttacataaataaatcattttactTTCTTACACTTGTATTCAATCacattataattgttaaaaCTCCATATTGCATCCTCCCGACAGCactgacacaaatttaaaataaataacaattacaatataaaataaaaacaagcaaaaaaataaattattaaactataCGATAAAGACATTTATATCACAGCTTAATTTTAAGGTACTTGATGTTAAAGTGCTACAGCATAGCTTTGTTTGATGTTATCggtgtcttctttttttttttctatttttcaatgtCATCAATGTCCAGTAtcaagatgaagaaaaaaactaCATTCAACAGTTTGTCAATTtgccaatattttgtttctttttttctcttaaaatcaaacaaactgttGTGTAGAATGTATTAAGATTGTTAAGAAGATAAAAATGTGTTCTTTAAACTGTTTGAAGTTGAATAAATAATAgagatatacaaattaatttattgttctattttaagtcttttaaatttagtttgtttGAACTGATACAGTTCAAacttagatgtttttttttcttttttatttaaaataaactagaAGCCATGCATTATGTAATTCtttattaaatcaatattttgataacaCTTTCAATAACTTGTCTAAGtagaatataaacaaattccGCCCACTTGCATTCAATTCCTTTGTTAACTACAACAAGTGCTGTACAATATTTTACTAACATATGGCACACATAACACAAaagttaacaaattaaaatacatatttattatgaaCCTTGACCTTGACCTTAAAAGACCTTAGgtattgtatatatattgtAACGATGCATACAGTGTTGgctaaaacaaaagcaactttaattgccccgatttttaaataactaaaaaacaaattaaagattcaaatattgtatatattttgttttcaagttaaATATTTACAGTTCCTAATGAATTTTCCAAATatagttgtttttgtaatagtttttttCTATTAATCATTATCCTGATCTTAATGACCATAACTATCTAAGAAAATTAAGAGAGAATAGTTAGTGACATtagtatttcataaaaatagagaTAATGCCACttcatagtacaaaaattcAGCGTGGGGTGTACAATATAAggaaagttaagttaaaaaattaaaaagaattaaatcaaaatgcattttcaaaagaaacaacataaaacaaaaacaaattcattgacagtattaattgaattaaacatttaaacaatataGCTCAACAAAACTTCGATTTCATTATGATCAAGATGCCacagttttacttttttcaaaaaggcGAAAAGAGTTGGTAGGTTGCGTAGGCTAGCTGGAAGGCGGTTACAAAATTTGCAGGAGACAACATTATACGAGTTTCTAAAGCTTGTAGTACGAGAAGGAATGGCAACTAAGGATTGGTTATTACTGCGTAAGATATAGCCTTCACATATTGGACTCTGCAAGTACCAGCCTATAATAAAGAAAATCTCGAAAACCT
This window of the Eupeodes corollae chromosome 3, idEupCoro1.1, whole genome shotgun sequence genome carries:
- the LOC129950793 gene encoding uncharacterized protein LOC129950793, whose protein sequence is MPGTNDQPVNAKADAPTDNSMEALEAQLQDLQQQVLSQQALAQAARGTEVESSHAQVRPPPFWRENVKLWFAQLEAQFTLVNLRSDARKFNLVIAHLDQTTATEVQDVIINPPQGNAYVRLKEELISRLAPSRDTQIRQMLDREQLGDRKPSQFLRRLKDLAGGTMTDDALKAIWIDRLPVQTQSILAAHPPGTAENPTNLDNLGLIADRINDVIPQQQVASTSSHPNPSFLSLSEKVEQLAKQVEAMYTNRGDQNRRLARSRSRSRARQNRNLTPTSNEKKNNNQTRFCYFHRNWGSKARNCRPPCDFKQQAGNENGCH